From a region of the Pseudodesulfovibrio senegalensis genome:
- a CDS encoding Lrp/AsnC family transcriptional regulator has product MSKRTFDYLDIQILNILQENGRISNADIARKVGKAPSAVLERVRKLERKDLIQGYEAIVNHKAMGLALTAFTQVYTDEPAGSFNTGRELAKIPEVLEVHYTAGQAPYLVKVRAEDTEALQKTLAKFGAIASVRDTNTTIVLTTVKETRGFPLQND; this is encoded by the coding sequence ATGAGCAAAAGAACTTTTGACTATCTTGACATCCAAATCCTGAATATACTTCAGGAAAACGGCAGGATTTCCAACGCAGACATCGCCAGAAAGGTGGGCAAGGCCCCTTCCGCCGTTCTGGAGCGGGTTCGCAAGCTGGAACGCAAGGACCTCATCCAGGGTTATGAGGCCATCGTCAACCACAAGGCCATGGGGCTGGCGTTGACCGCGTTTACGCAGGTGTACACCGATGAACCTGCGGGGTCCTTCAACACCGGCAGGGAACTGGCCAAGATCCCCGAGGTGCTCGAAGTGCACTACACCGCAGGGCAGGCCCCCTATCTGGTCAAGGTGCGCGCCGAGGACACCGAAGCCCTGCAAAAGACGCTGGCCAAGTTCGGGGCCATTGCATCCGTTCGTGACACAAACACCACCATCGTGCTGACAACCGTCAAGGAAACCAGAGGGTTCCCCTTGCAAAACGACTGA
- a CDS encoding proline dehydrogenase family protein: protein MSIDIRQIDPAIIARGKEFFQSISGEAPSIFNKGWWTGKVMDWSMKNEDFKVQMFRFVDVLPYLNTSESLSRHIEEYFAGEDSNIPDVLKWGATKTKFGGGLVAKVLNKTIRSNIEGMARQFIIGQEGKEAVKGIRKLRKDGFAFVLDLLGEATVSEEESTAYMEGYLDVLGAIHKECDKWQGLDGKDLDWGHAPKVNVAVKPSAFYSQSKPVDVEGTAKGMMERIEPVYRKVMDMNGFMCIDMEQLKYKEATIELYKMLRTKYRDYPHLGIVFQAYLKETEKDVRDFIEWAREENLPVSIRLVKGAYWDYETVLAKQNAWPVPVWTRKPESDICYEKVSKIILENHDICHFACASHNIRSIAAVMEMAKALNVPEEQYEFQVLYGMAEPVRKGLKNVAKRVRLYCPYGELIPGMAYLVRRLLENTANESFLKQTFADEADMDRLLENPEETLQRQLAEKPCRTHAGRPPVQALNGEIPAFSNFPPADFTIQAEREAYPEAIAQWRTKLNAQYPLFINGQEVTTDDTLDSYNPADPSEIIGTICQAGKPEIDDALTGAKAAYLDWRDVSPKKRAQYLLDAADWCKKNIHKISALQVLEVGKQWDQAQADVAEAIDFLEYYAREMIRLGEPKRMGVAPGEDSRYFYQGKGIAAVIAPWNFPFAISVGMVSAAIVAGCPVIYKPSGLSSVVGWMLTEMFRAADLPAGVFNYTPGRGSVIGDYIVEHPDVSLIAFTGSMEVGLRIQQKAAVVQPGQEQCKKVIAEMGGKNAVIIDDDADLDEAVLGVLYSAFGFQGQKCSACSRAIVLDSIYDRFIHRLREAAQSIKLGPSEDPSNYMGPVVDKAAAKNVLRYAKIAAEEGNIVVQREADDKYKINDACYVPLTIVDGITPEHRIAQEEVFGPVLAVMKAKDMDEALAWANSTRFALTGAIYSRSPKHLERASREFRVGNLYLNKPSVGALVERHAFGGFKMSGVGSKSGGPDYLLQFMDPRLVCENTMRRGFAPISEDDDWVE, encoded by the coding sequence ATGAGCATCGATATCCGGCAGATCGACCCTGCCATCATCGCACGCGGCAAGGAATTCTTCCAGTCCATTTCGGGCGAGGCGCCCTCCATATTCAACAAGGGCTGGTGGACCGGCAAGGTCATGGACTGGTCCATGAAAAACGAGGACTTCAAGGTGCAGATGTTCCGCTTTGTGGACGTTCTGCCCTACCTGAACACCTCGGAATCCCTTTCGCGCCACATCGAGGAATATTTCGCGGGCGAAGACTCCAACATACCGGACGTGCTCAAGTGGGGTGCCACCAAGACCAAGTTCGGCGGCGGACTGGTGGCCAAGGTGCTCAACAAGACCATCCGCTCCAACATCGAAGGCATGGCCCGCCAGTTCATCATCGGGCAGGAAGGAAAGGAAGCGGTCAAAGGCATCCGCAAGCTCAGAAAGGACGGGTTCGCCTTTGTGCTGGACCTTCTGGGCGAGGCCACGGTTTCCGAAGAGGAGTCAACGGCCTACATGGAAGGCTACCTCGACGTCCTCGGCGCCATCCACAAGGAGTGCGACAAGTGGCAGGGGCTGGACGGCAAGGACCTCGACTGGGGCCACGCGCCCAAGGTCAACGTGGCGGTCAAGCCCTCGGCCTTTTATTCCCAGTCCAAACCCGTGGACGTGGAAGGCACGGCCAAAGGCATGATGGAACGCATCGAGCCGGTGTATCGCAAGGTCATGGACATGAACGGGTTCATGTGCATCGACATGGAACAGCTCAAGTACAAGGAAGCCACCATCGAGCTTTACAAGATGCTGCGCACCAAGTACCGCGACTACCCGCATCTGGGCATCGTGTTCCAGGCATACCTCAAGGAAACCGAGAAGGACGTGCGCGACTTCATTGAATGGGCGCGCGAGGAAAACCTGCCGGTATCCATACGGCTGGTCAAGGGTGCCTACTGGGACTACGAGACCGTGCTGGCCAAACAGAACGCGTGGCCCGTTCCGGTCTGGACACGCAAGCCCGAGTCCGACATCTGCTATGAGAAAGTCTCCAAAATCATTCTGGAAAACCACGACATCTGCCATTTTGCCTGCGCCTCGCACAACATCCGCTCCATTGCCGCGGTCATGGAGATGGCCAAGGCGCTGAACGTGCCCGAAGAGCAATACGAATTCCAGGTGCTCTACGGCATGGCCGAACCCGTGCGCAAGGGCCTCAAGAACGTGGCCAAGCGCGTGCGGCTCTACTGCCCGTACGGCGAACTGATACCCGGCATGGCCTACCTCGTGCGCCGTCTGCTGGAAAACACCGCCAACGAATCGTTCCTCAAGCAGACATTTGCGGACGAGGCGGACATGGACCGCCTGCTGGAAAATCCCGAAGAAACCCTGCAACGCCAATTGGCGGAAAAGCCCTGCCGTACCCATGCGGGCCGTCCGCCCGTGCAGGCGCTCAACGGCGAAATCCCTGCGTTCAGCAACTTCCCGCCCGCAGACTTCACCATACAGGCCGAACGCGAGGCCTATCCCGAGGCCATTGCCCAGTGGCGCACCAAACTCAACGCGCAGTACCCCCTGTTCATCAACGGGCAGGAGGTGACCACGGACGACACGCTGGATTCATACAACCCGGCTGACCCGTCCGAAATCATCGGCACCATCTGTCAGGCCGGCAAGCCGGAAATCGACGACGCCCTGACCGGCGCAAAGGCCGCCTATCTGGATTGGCGCGACGTATCACCCAAAAAGCGCGCCCAGTACCTGCTGGATGCTGCCGACTGGTGCAAGAAAAACATCCACAAGATCTCCGCCCTGCAAGTGCTGGAAGTGGGCAAGCAATGGGATCAGGCCCAGGCCGATGTGGCCGAGGCCATCGATTTCCTTGAATACTACGCCCGCGAAATGATCCGGCTGGGCGAGCCGAAACGCATGGGCGTGGCTCCGGGCGAAGATTCCCGGTATTTTTACCAGGGCAAGGGCATTGCCGCTGTCATTGCGCCGTGGAACTTCCCGTTCGCCATTTCCGTGGGCATGGTATCCGCCGCCATCGTGGCAGGCTGCCCGGTGATCTACAAGCCCTCGGGCCTGTCCTCGGTGGTGGGCTGGATGCTCACCGAAATGTTCCGCGCGGCCGACCTGCCCGCCGGTGTATTCAACTACACGCCGGGACGAGGCTCGGTCATCGGCGACTACATCGTGGAACACCCGGACGTATCGCTCATCGCCTTCACAGGGTCCATGGAGGTGGGCTTGCGCATCCAGCAAAAGGCCGCGGTCGTGCAACCCGGACAGGAACAGTGCAAGAAGGTCATCGCGGAAATGGGCGGCAAAAACGCGGTCATCATCGACGACGACGCGGACCTGGACGAGGCCGTGCTGGGCGTGCTCTACTCGGCCTTCGGCTTTCAGGGCCAGAAATGCTCGGCCTGTTCCCGGGCCATCGTGCTGGATTCCATCTACGACCGCTTCATTCATCGGCTCAGAGAGGCCGCTCAGTCCATCAAACTCGGACCGTCCGAGGACCCGTCCAACTACATGGGACCGGTGGTGGACAAGGCCGCGGCCAAGAACGTGCTGCGTTACGCCAAGATCGCTGCCGAAGAAGGCAACATCGTGGTGCAGCGCGAGGCCGACGACAAATACAAGATCAACGACGCCTGCTACGTGCCCCTGACAATCGTGGACGGCATCACGCCCGAACACCGCATTGCGCAGGAAGAGGTATTCGGCCCGGTACTGGCCGTCATGAAGGCCAAGGACATGGATGAGGCCCTTGCGTGGGCCAACTCCACGCGCTTTGCCCTGACCGGGGCCATCTATTCACGCAGCCCCAAGCATCTGGAACGCGCCTCGCGCGAGTTCCGGGTGGGCAACCTGTACCTGAACAAACCGTCCGTGGGCGCGTTGGTGGAACGCCATGCATTCGGCGGATTCAAGATGTCCGGCGTGGGCTCCAAGTCCGGCGGCCCGGACTACCTGCTCCAGTTCATGGACCCGCGCCTTGTGTGTGAAAACACCATGCGCCGGGGATTTGCGCCCATCAGCGAGGACGATGACTGGGTGGAATAA
- the hutC gene encoding histidine utilization repressor: MPRKPSLSSRIREHILSHIENGDWPPEHQIPAESELMALFDASRMTVHRALKELAAEGVIYRQRGLGSFVSRRTPRSQLLVIKNIADEIKNRGGHYSCELMYLAAEPESSLTTHVFGKGKNIARSKVVHCENSVPIQLEDRYVDLRTAPKYLEVDFSTTTAHTYLMQDAPLQKAEHELTAVLPSREQQRFLNIGPDEPCLMLRRKTWSRDRLVSYAELLYPGSRFSFGGTFEPAS; this comes from the coding sequence ATGCCCAGAAAACCAAGCCTCTCTTCCCGAATACGGGAACATATTCTCAGCCATATCGAAAATGGCGACTGGCCGCCCGAGCATCAGATTCCGGCCGAATCCGAACTCATGGCCCTGTTCGACGCCAGCCGCATGACCGTGCACCGCGCGCTCAAGGAACTGGCCGCCGAGGGCGTGATCTACCGCCAGCGGGGCCTCGGCTCATTCGTTTCCCGGCGCACGCCGCGCAGCCAGCTGCTGGTCATCAAGAACATTGCGGATGAAATAAAAAACCGTGGCGGGCACTACAGTTGCGAACTCATGTATCTGGCGGCCGAACCGGAATCCTCACTGACCACCCATGTTTTCGGCAAGGGCAAAAACATTGCCCGCTCCAAGGTGGTACACTGCGAAAACAGCGTCCCCATCCAGCTGGAAGACCGCTACGTGGACCTGCGTACCGCCCCGAAATATCTGGAAGTGGACTTTTCCACCACAACGGCCCACACCTATCTCATGCAGGATGCGCCGCTCCAGAAGGCCGAGCACGAATTGACCGCAGTGCTGCCCAGCCGGGAACAACAACGGTTCCTGAACATCGGACCGGACGAACCATGCCTGATGCTGCGGCGCAAGACATGGTCCCGCGACCGCCTTGTATCCTATGCCGAGTTGCTCTACCCGGGGTCGCGCTTCAGCTTCGGGGGCACCTTTGAACCCGCATCCTAA